A genomic region of Manihot esculenta cultivar AM560-2 chromosome 15, M.esculenta_v8, whole genome shotgun sequence contains the following coding sequences:
- the LOC110601563 gene encoding histidine-rich glycoprotein-like: MATKFDGHRNHQNKFLFKTKLVIMVNKVDPIEESAQGKLTQVQNVKEDLRHKSWYSYDYWFSYKHKHEHDRDHKHDDERKHNRDHNHKYDYDYKHDHKRYYDHDHKHDRDYKYDRDYNRKHDNNHNDRRHKHDHKHDRDYDHKHDRDHNRKHDYKHGY, translated from the exons ATGGCAACAAAATTTGATGGGCATCGAAACCACCAAAATAAATTCCTGTTTAAAACAAAACTTGTGATAATGGTAAATAAGGTTGATCCCATAG AGGAGAGTGCACAAGGAAAGCTGACTCAAGTCCAAAATGTCAAAGAAGATCTCAGACATAAGAGTTGGTATAGTTATGATTACTGGTTCAGTTACAAGCACAAGCATGAACACGATCGTGACCATAAACATGACGATGAGCGCAAGCATAATCGTGACCATAATCACAAATATGATTATGATTACAAGCATGATCACAAACGTTACTACGACCACGATCATAAGCATGATCGTGACTATAAGTATGATCGCGATTATAACCGCAAACATGATAACAATCATAATGACCGCAGACACAAACATGACCACAAGCATGATCGTGACTATGATCACAAACATGACCGTGACCATAATCGCAAGCATGACTACAAGCATGGATATTAA
- the LOC122721930 gene encoding zinc transporter 7-B-like: MASSKIFLLLVGLTFAVLLISSEVFAHEFTEAVHQIQDSVKTDVNSFPAGKGYGHGHKHGHKHGHGHRKGHKHRHHGKHGYGGGKTKAMVEAETGN, translated from the exons ATGGCTAGCTCTAAGATCTTCCTCCTCCTTGTTGGACTTACCTTTGCTGTTCTTCTCATCTCTTCTGAAGTTTTTGCTCATGAATTTACAGAGGCAGTTCATCAAATtc AAGACAGTGTAAAAACAGATGTAAACAGCTTCCCAGCAGGAAAAGGGTATGGACACGGGCACAAACATGGACATAAGCACGGGCACGGACACAGAAAGGGGCACAAACACAGACACCatggaaagcatgggtatggtgGTGGCAAGACAAAAGCTATGGTGGAAGCTGAAACTGGGAATTAG
- the LOC110600982 gene encoding V-type proton ATPase subunit e1 — protein MGFLITTLIFVVIGIIASFCTRICCNRGPSTNLLHLTLVITATVCCWMMWAIVYIAQMKPLIVPILSEGE, from the exons ATGGGGTTTTTGATAACCACTCTAATTTTTGTAGTGATCGGGATAATCGCGTCGTTCTGTACCAGAATCTGTTGCAATAGGGGCCCCTCTACCAATTT GCTACATTTGACATTGGTTATAACGGCAACGGTCTGCTGTTGGATGAT GTGGGCTATTGTTTACATTGCACAGATGAAACCACTCATTGTTCCAATTCTTAGTGAAGGAGAGTGA
- the LOC110602275 gene encoding syntaxin-52 isoform X1, which yields MASSSDSWMKEYSEAAKLADDINGMIAERSSFPASGPETQRHASATRRKITILGTKLDSLQSLLTKLPGKQQISEKEMNRRKDMVANLRTKVNQMASTLDMSKFANRDSLFGPEIKADDAMRRTEGLDNHGIVGLQRQIMREQDEGLEKLEETVTSTKHIALAVNEELGLHTRLIDDLDQHVDVTDSRLRICGDIHGQFYDMRELFKVGGACRQTNYLFLGDFVDRGFYSLETFLLLLALKVIYPDRITLVRGNHESCQIIQVFGSYDECLRKYGFVNVWTLEILHRYI from the exons ATGGCATCTTCTTcagactcatggatgaaggaaTATAGTGAAGCAGCAAAGCTTGCGGATGATATCAATGGCATGATTGCAGAACGTAGTTCTTTTCCTGCTTCAGGGCCTGAAACACAGCGTCATGCCTCTGCTACAAGGAGGAAGATTACAATTTTAGGGACTAAGCTTGATAGTTTGCAGTCCCTTTTGACAAAACTTCCTGGGAAGCAGCAAAT ATCAGAGAAAGAGATGAATCGTCGCAAGGACATGGTTGCAAATTTGAGAACAAAAGTAAACCAAATGGCTTCCACATTGGATATGTCAAAATTTGCCAACAGGGATAGCTTGTTTGGTCCAGAAATAAAGGCAGATGATGCCATGCGAAGAACTGAAGGTTTGGACAACCATGGCATTGTCGGTCTTCAACGGCAAATCATGAGAG AGCAAGATGAGGGCCTTGAGAAGTTGGAGGAGACAGTAACAAGTACAAAACATATAGCATTGGCAGTTAATGAGGAACTTGGTCTTCACACCAGGCTTATT GATGACTTGGACCAACACGTTGATGTTACAGACTCCCGCTTACGG ATATGTGGGGATATTCATGGGCAGTTCTATGACATGAGAGAGCTTTTCAAAGTGGGAGGGGCTTGCCGACAGACTAATTACTTGTTTCTTGGAGATTTTGTTGATAGGGGATTTTACTCTCTTGAAACATTTCTACTTCTACTAGCCCTTAAG GTGATATATCCAGATCGGATAACTCTCGTTAGAGGGAACCATGAGAGCTGTCAGATAATACAG GTGTTTGGATCCTATGATGAGTGCCTACGTAAATATGGCTTTGTGAATGTTTGGACTTTGGAGATATTGCACAGATATATTTGA
- the LOC110602275 gene encoding syntaxin-52 isoform X3, whose product MASSSDSWMKEYSEAAKLADDINGMIAERSSFPASGPETQRHASATRRKITILGTKLDSLQSLLTKLPGKQQISEKEMNRRKDMVANLRTKVNQMASTLDMSKFANRDSLFGPEIKADDAMRRTEGLDNHGIVGLQRQIMREQDEGLEKLEETVTSTKHIALAVNEELGLHTRLIDDLDQHVDVTDSRLRVIYPDRITLVRGNHESCQIIQVFGSYDECLRKYGFVNVWTLEILHRYI is encoded by the exons ATGGCATCTTCTTcagactcatggatgaaggaaTATAGTGAAGCAGCAAAGCTTGCGGATGATATCAATGGCATGATTGCAGAACGTAGTTCTTTTCCTGCTTCAGGGCCTGAAACACAGCGTCATGCCTCTGCTACAAGGAGGAAGATTACAATTTTAGGGACTAAGCTTGATAGTTTGCAGTCCCTTTTGACAAAACTTCCTGGGAAGCAGCAAAT ATCAGAGAAAGAGATGAATCGTCGCAAGGACATGGTTGCAAATTTGAGAACAAAAGTAAACCAAATGGCTTCCACATTGGATATGTCAAAATTTGCCAACAGGGATAGCTTGTTTGGTCCAGAAATAAAGGCAGATGATGCCATGCGAAGAACTGAAGGTTTGGACAACCATGGCATTGTCGGTCTTCAACGGCAAATCATGAGAG AGCAAGATGAGGGCCTTGAGAAGTTGGAGGAGACAGTAACAAGTACAAAACATATAGCATTGGCAGTTAATGAGGAACTTGGTCTTCACACCAGGCTTATT GATGACTTGGACCAACACGTTGATGTTACAGACTCCCGCTTACGG GTGATATATCCAGATCGGATAACTCTCGTTAGAGGGAACCATGAGAGCTGTCAGATAATACAG GTGTTTGGATCCTATGATGAGTGCCTACGTAAATATGGCTTTGTGAATGTTTGGACTTTGGAGATATTGCACAGATATATTTGA
- the LOC110602275 gene encoding syntaxin-52 isoform X2 → MASSSDSWMKEYSEAAKLADDINGMIAERSSFPASGPETQRHASATRRKITILGTKLDSLQSLLTKLPGKQQISEKEMNRRKDMVANLRTKVNQMASTLDMSKFANRDSLFGPEIKADDAMRRTEGLDNHGIVGLQRQIMREQDEGLEKLEETVTSTKHIALAVNEELGLHTRLIDDLDQHVDVTDSRLRICGDIHGQFYDMRELFKVGGACRQTNYLFLGDFVDRGFYSLETFLLLLALKVIYPDRITLVRGNHESCQIIQLSCRCLDPMMSAYVNMAL, encoded by the exons ATGGCATCTTCTTcagactcatggatgaaggaaTATAGTGAAGCAGCAAAGCTTGCGGATGATATCAATGGCATGATTGCAGAACGTAGTTCTTTTCCTGCTTCAGGGCCTGAAACACAGCGTCATGCCTCTGCTACAAGGAGGAAGATTACAATTTTAGGGACTAAGCTTGATAGTTTGCAGTCCCTTTTGACAAAACTTCCTGGGAAGCAGCAAAT ATCAGAGAAAGAGATGAATCGTCGCAAGGACATGGTTGCAAATTTGAGAACAAAAGTAAACCAAATGGCTTCCACATTGGATATGTCAAAATTTGCCAACAGGGATAGCTTGTTTGGTCCAGAAATAAAGGCAGATGATGCCATGCGAAGAACTGAAGGTTTGGACAACCATGGCATTGTCGGTCTTCAACGGCAAATCATGAGAG AGCAAGATGAGGGCCTTGAGAAGTTGGAGGAGACAGTAACAAGTACAAAACATATAGCATTGGCAGTTAATGAGGAACTTGGTCTTCACACCAGGCTTATT GATGACTTGGACCAACACGTTGATGTTACAGACTCCCGCTTACGG ATATGTGGGGATATTCATGGGCAGTTCTATGACATGAGAGAGCTTTTCAAAGTGGGAGGGGCTTGCCGACAGACTAATTACTTGTTTCTTGGAGATTTTGTTGATAGGGGATTTTACTCTCTTGAAACATTTCTACTTCTACTAGCCCTTAAG GTGATATATCCAGATCGGATAACTCTCGTTAGAGGGAACCATGAGAGCTGTCAGATAATACAG TTGTCTTGCAGGTGTTTGGATCCTATGATGAGTGCCTACGTAAATATGGCTTTGTGA
- the LOC110602275 gene encoding syntaxin-52 isoform X5 encodes MASSSDSWMKEYSEAAKLADDINGMIAERSSFPASGPETQRHASATRRKITILGTKLDSLQSLLTKLPGKQQISEKEMNRRKDMVANLRTKVNQMASTLDMSKFANRDSLFGPEIKADDAMRRTEGLDNHGIVGLQRQIMREQDEGLEKLEETVTSTKHIALAVNEELGLHTRLIDDLDQHVDVTDSRLRVIYPDRITLVRGNHESCQIIQLSCRCLDPMMSAYVNMAL; translated from the exons ATGGCATCTTCTTcagactcatggatgaaggaaTATAGTGAAGCAGCAAAGCTTGCGGATGATATCAATGGCATGATTGCAGAACGTAGTTCTTTTCCTGCTTCAGGGCCTGAAACACAGCGTCATGCCTCTGCTACAAGGAGGAAGATTACAATTTTAGGGACTAAGCTTGATAGTTTGCAGTCCCTTTTGACAAAACTTCCTGGGAAGCAGCAAAT ATCAGAGAAAGAGATGAATCGTCGCAAGGACATGGTTGCAAATTTGAGAACAAAAGTAAACCAAATGGCTTCCACATTGGATATGTCAAAATTTGCCAACAGGGATAGCTTGTTTGGTCCAGAAATAAAGGCAGATGATGCCATGCGAAGAACTGAAGGTTTGGACAACCATGGCATTGTCGGTCTTCAACGGCAAATCATGAGAG AGCAAGATGAGGGCCTTGAGAAGTTGGAGGAGACAGTAACAAGTACAAAACATATAGCATTGGCAGTTAATGAGGAACTTGGTCTTCACACCAGGCTTATT GATGACTTGGACCAACACGTTGATGTTACAGACTCCCGCTTACGG GTGATATATCCAGATCGGATAACTCTCGTTAGAGGGAACCATGAGAGCTGTCAGATAATACAG TTGTCTTGCAGGTGTTTGGATCCTATGATGAGTGCCTACGTAAATATGGCTTTGTGA
- the LOC110602275 gene encoding syntaxin-52 isoform X4 — MASSSDSWMKEYSEAAKLADDINGMIAERSSFPASGPETQRHASATRRKITILGTKLDSLQSLLTKLPGKQQISEKEMNRRKDMVANLRTKVNQMASTLDMSKFANRDSLFGPEIKADDAMRRTEGLDNHGIVGLQRQIMREQDEGLEKLEETVTSTKHIALAVNEELGLHTRLIDDLDQHVDVTDSRLRRVQKNLASLNKRTKGGCSFFCMLLAVVGIVILVVVIYVLIKYL, encoded by the exons ATGGCATCTTCTTcagactcatggatgaaggaaTATAGTGAAGCAGCAAAGCTTGCGGATGATATCAATGGCATGATTGCAGAACGTAGTTCTTTTCCTGCTTCAGGGCCTGAAACACAGCGTCATGCCTCTGCTACAAGGAGGAAGATTACAATTTTAGGGACTAAGCTTGATAGTTTGCAGTCCCTTTTGACAAAACTTCCTGGGAAGCAGCAAAT ATCAGAGAAAGAGATGAATCGTCGCAAGGACATGGTTGCAAATTTGAGAACAAAAGTAAACCAAATGGCTTCCACATTGGATATGTCAAAATTTGCCAACAGGGATAGCTTGTTTGGTCCAGAAATAAAGGCAGATGATGCCATGCGAAGAACTGAAGGTTTGGACAACCATGGCATTGTCGGTCTTCAACGGCAAATCATGAGAG AGCAAGATGAGGGCCTTGAGAAGTTGGAGGAGACAGTAACAAGTACAAAACATATAGCATTGGCAGTTAATGAGGAACTTGGTCTTCACACCAGGCTTATT GATGACTTGGACCAACACGTTGATGTTACAGACTCCCGCTTACGG AGAGTGCAGAAGAATCTGGCCAGTCTGAACAAGCGGACAAAGGGTGGTTGctccttcttttgcatgcttttagCTGTTGTTGGCATTGTGATTCTGGTTGTCGTCATATATGTACTGATAAAATATTTGTAA